The stretch of DNA CAGGGGTGGACTACATGAGCTTCTTGATCCCGGGAGTGGTAGGCATGACTCTCCTGTTCAGCAGCACCTTTGGCGGGCTGCAGGTGCTGTGGGACAAGGAATTTGGCTTCCTCAAGGAGATTATGGTCACGCCGGTGTCGCGGTTTTCTATCGTGCTAGGACGCCTCGCTGGAGCATCCACCCTCGCCATGGGGCAGAGCCTTGCCATCCTTCTTTGCGCCGTGGCGTTGGGCTTCAAGCTGAGCAGCGGCTGGGGCCTGGCACTTGGCGGTGTATTCATGCTCCTCATCGCGTTCACCTTCATCGGCATGGGCTTGGCCTTTGCCTCGCGCATGAACGACATGCACGGCTTTCAACTGGTGGTCAACTTTGTGGTCTTTCCCATCTTTTTCCTCTCGGGTGCACTCTTCCCAATCCAGAACCTGCCGCGCGTATTGCGACTCCTCTCCTACCTCGACCCCTTGACCTACGGCGTCGACGGCCTGCGCGGAGCCCTGGTGGGTTCTTCGGCCTTCCCACTCGGCCTTGACCTCGGCATTTTGGCACTGATTTGTGGGGGCGTGCTCCTCATCAGCTCGCTCCTGTTCGAAACCAGTGACGTGGGACATTGAAGGCTCGCCAGGAGCGAATTCCCCATGAGTGCACCTGTGCTGCTCTACATCGTCGACGTTTTTGCCGAGCAACGTTACAGCGGCAACCAGCTGGCCGTGTTCCGTCATGCACAACACCTCAGCATAGAGGAGATGCAGCTTCTGGCGCGGGAGATGAACTTTTCCGAGAGTACCTTCATCGTTGGCGAGTCGCGGGCAGCAGAGTCTTTCCCGGTGCGCATCTTCACGCCCGCCACGGAACTCCCTTTCGCAGGGCACCCGACCCTTGGGACCGCCTTTGTGATCCAACAGGAGGTCCTTGCCGGAGAGCGCGTGCCAGAAGTGAGCCTGGACCTTCCGGTGGGCCGCATCCAGGTGCGCTTCGACTACGGCGAGCAAGGCCCCGAGCGGCTGTGGATGAGGCAGAACCCGCCGGTGTTTGGCCCATTGGTGGGAAAAGAACTGGTGCAGCGAGCCTTAGGACTTGCCGATGGCGACCTAGCCCCGTTACCGGCAGAAGTTGTTTCCACCGGTTTGCCTTTCATCATTGCCCCGTTAGCGAACCGCGCGGCGCTGAGCAAAGCGCGCCTCACTTCTGACCCGAAGTTGCTCGAACGGCTGCCGCTGAGGGCATTTCTCCTCTTCTGTCCGGAGACGCGCTCCGCTGCGAATCACCTGAGCGTGAGGGTTTTCGCTCACCAATACGGCGTGCCGGAAGACCCGGCGACCGGCAGCGCCAACGGCTGTCTGGCCGCCTATCTGGTGCGGCACCGGTACTTTGGCACGGGGGAAATCGACATAAGGGTGGAACAGGGTCATGAGCTTGGCAGGCCTTCGCTACTCCTCCTGCGCGGCCGAAAGGAAGCCGGGGCGATCAGAGCCGAGGTGGGCGGAAAGGTGATCATGGTCGCGAAGGGAGCACTCGTGGAGAGCGGTTCATGAGCAGGCAGAGACAGGGGAGGCAGGTGCTCCTTAGTTCGTCGTTGCGCGCCTGGCCATGAGCAGGTTGGTTCGCTTCTTTGCCACAGGGCCGGACAGGCCCATGCGCCGCGACGCCCAGGAGATCGACCACCTGTATCGGCGCACCCGCGCCTCGGTGATGGTCGGCATCACCCTGGGCTATGGCCTCTCGTACCTTTGCCGGCTGGGCATTGCAGTGGTCAAAAAGCCACTCATCGATGGCGGGCTTGTGACGGCAGAGCAATTGGGGGTCATTGGGGCGGCGTTTTTCTACACGTACGCGGTGAGCCGGTTCACCAATGGCTTTTTGGCGGATCACGCCAACATCAAGCGCTTCTTCCCGGCGGGACTGCTATTGTCGGCCCTGGTCAACTTGGCGGTAGGGGGTAACACTGCCTATTGGCTATTTGTCCTCCTCTGGGGGCTCAATGGTTGGTTCCAGGGCTTTGGCTCCGTCTCCTCGGTGGTAGCGCTCAACCACTGGTTCGCCGACGACGAGCGGGGCCGCTTCTACGGCATCTGGAGCACTGCTCACGCCTTGGGCGAAGGTCTGACCTTTGTGGCCACTGCGGCGGTTGTCGCGGCCCTGGGGTGGCGCTTTGGCTTCATCGGACCTGGACTGGTCTGCATAGCGGTGGCAGTAGGCCTGCACCTGGCTCTGGCGGACCGCCCGCAGACGCTCGGGTTGCCGCCTGTGGCACAATGGCGCCGGAGCGGAAAGGTTGCGGACCCGGCTTCCACCCGCGGTCGGGACCGCTTCAAAGACCAACTGCGGGTGCTGAAGATGCCAGCCGTGTGGGTGCTGGGTTTGGCCTGCATGACCATGTCTGCCACCCGCTATGCCATGAACAGCTGGGGCGTCCTCTACCTGCAGGAGGCGAAGCACTACACTTTGGTCAAAGCGGGGAGTATGTTGGCGATCAATACCGTGGCCGGCATCGCGGGCTGTGTCGCCTACGGCTTCATTTCCGATACCCTGTTCAAGGCAAGAAGACCACCGGCCAACCTGCTCTTCGGCCTCATAGAGGTAGGCGCCTTGGCGGCCATTTTCCTCTGCCCGGCAGACCGCCCACTGTGGCTCTCGGCGGCGTTTGCGCTGTACGGGTTCGGCCTCAGCGGCATCCTTGCGGCGCTCGGCGGTTTGTTCGCCATTGACCTGGCGCCCAGGCAGGCTGCGGGAGCAGCGATGGGCTTCATCGGCGTGTTTAGCTACCTCGGCGCCGCCTTCCAGGAGTTGATCAGCGGGCTGCTCATCCACCGGGCAACTACTGTGGTAAACGGTGTGCGCCATTACGATTTTCGCCTCGCAACTTGGTTTTGGATAGGGACCTCGGTGGCCTCCTTGCTGTTGGCCACCTCGCTGTGGCGGGCAGGGCGCCGGGAAGAAAAGGGCACGGTGTGAGGATCGGCCTTTTTGTTGGGGCCGCTTCTCGGCGGGTTTTCCGCAGGCGAGAGTCGACGCGGGAAGGCTGAGACCCACCCCAGTGTGCACCTGGAGGTTTCCGGCAAGGTTGCAGCCCAATTGGTAGATGGTGACACAGTGCGGGCCCTTGGCCGCAGGGGCTCAGGTAGCTGGCCCGACACTTTGCCAAGTGACGGAGGTAACGATGCGACCACTTCTCTGTGTTGTCATTCTCACGACAAGCGCGGTTGCGGCCAGTGGGCAGCGCCCGTTTGAGCAGGATACCATTGCCACGCCGCAGGGGCCGCTGCACATCACCTTCATCGGCCACGCCTCGGTCATGTTCACGTGGCAGGAGAGGGTCGTGCATGTGGACCCGGTCACGCGCGAGGCTGACTATGCCACGCTGCCCAAGGCCGATCTCGTGCTCATCACTCACGAGCACCGTGACCACTTGGACACGTTGGCGTTGCGCCAGGTACGCAAGCCTTCCACGGTCATCGGCATTCCTCCTGCATGTGGCGAGATGGTGCCCGAGGCAGTCGTCCTCCGCAACGGCGAGGTAGACACCTTGGCTGGGTTCCTTGTGCAAGCGGTGCCTGCGTACAACGTCGTGCACAAGCGGAACACCGGCGAGCCTTTCCACCCGCCGGGTCGGGGGAATGGCTATGTGGTCGCCTTCGGTCAGACACGCGTGTACATTGCGGGCGATACCGAAGACGTTCCCGAGATGAGCACACTGGGCCACATCGATGTTGCCTTTCTGCCCATGAATCTGCCCTACACCATGACACCAGAAATGGCCGCCAACGCAGCGCGGATGATGCGGCCGAAGATCCTTTATCCTTACCATTACGGCAACTCGGATGTTCGACGGCTGGTGAACCTTCTACGTGACGAGAAGGAGATCGAGGTGCGCATCCGGCAAATGCGCTGAGCCAACCTGAGTAAGAAGACCAAGGCAAGGATAACCGTCGCGACTGCGGCAAGGAGGTACTCATCGTGAACAGGGATTTGCGCCGGCCCACTTTGCTCCTCAATGTTCAACGGGCCCGGCAGAACATTGAGCGCATGGCAGCAAAAGCGCAGCGGAGCGGTGTGCGCTTCCGCCCGCATTTCAAGACACACCAATCGGCGCACATCGGCCGCTGGTTTCGGGACTATGGCGTGCAGGCCATCACCGTCTCGTCGGTGGACATGGCCTGGTATTTCGCGCGTGACGGGTGGCGCGATATCACGGTGGCCTTCCCCGTCAATCTACGTCAACTGGACGAGATCAACCGCCTGGCGCGCAAGGTTCGGCTTGGCCTGGTGGTGGAATCCACAAAGAGCGTGTGGGTGTTGCGCGAGCAATTGAAGGCCACTGCCGACGCCTGGATCAAGGTCGATGTCGGCTACGGGCGCACAGGCCTTGCCTGGGACGATGCCACGCGTCTGACCACCCTGGCCGAAGAGATCGAGCGCTCGCCGAACCTTCGCTTGCGCGGCCTCCTCACCCACGCCGGGCATTCTTATCGGGCGCGCTCCCGCGAAGAGATCCAGGTCATCCACCAGGAGAGCGTGGCCAGACTGAACGGCGCGCGCCAGCGCTTGCAGGCAGTGGGCTTCACGGATCTTGAGCTCTCCACTGGGGACACGCCCTGCTGCAGCGTGGTGGACCACTTCGGCGCCGTGGACGAGGTACGCCCCGGGAACTTTGTCTTCTACGACGCCATGCAACTGTGCCTGGGCAGCTGCAGCGAGCACGACCTGGCCGTGGCGGTGGCATGTCCGGTAGTGGCGCGACACGAGGAGCGCAACGAACTGGTGATTTGGGGAGGGGCGGTCCATCTCTCCAAGGACGCGGTGACCGACGGCTCGCGCACCCTGTATGGCCTGGTTGCCTTGCCTGCGGACGGCGGCTGGGGACCGCTGGTGCCGGAGGCCTATGTTGCCGCGCTCTCCCAGGAACATGGCATTGTCAAGGCCGAGGGCCACTTCGTGCGCAAGGTGCAGCCGGGCGACGTGCTCATCATCGTGCCGGCCCACGCCTGCCTGACCGTAGCCCACATGCGCCAGTACCTGACCACCGAGGGGAAGGTGCTAAAAACGTGTGGCATTTGAGGGCGCATTTTTCTATCTTTGCCTCGGGCGATGGGGTAGCACCTCCGCCCGCAAAACGACCAGGAGGAGCGACCGAGTCGTGGCCATGACGGAACGCATTGCGAGGTTGCGCGAGCAAAGCCTCAACGCTGTGCCCCGCTTGTCGGCCGAGCGCGCCTTGTTGCTGACGGATTTCTACAAGTCGGGCCAGGCCGAGCGCGTCTCAGTGCCGGTGGCCAGGGCACTTGCCTTCGCCCACATCCTCGCGCACAAGGCCATTTGCATCAACCAGGGCGAGCTCATTGTGGGCGAGCGAGGTCCGGCACCCAAGGCCACA from Calditrichota bacterium encodes:
- a CDS encoding MFS transporter, giving the protein MSRLVRFFATGPDRPMRRDAQEIDHLYRRTRASVMVGITLGYGLSYLCRLGIAVVKKPLIDGGLVTAEQLGVIGAAFFYTYAVSRFTNGFLADHANIKRFFPAGLLLSALVNLAVGGNTAYWLFVLLWGLNGWFQGFGSVSSVVALNHWFADDERGRFYGIWSTAHALGEGLTFVATAAVVAALGWRFGFIGPGLVCIAVAVGLHLALADRPQTLGLPPVAQWRRSGKVADPASTRGRDRFKDQLRVLKMPAVWVLGLACMTMSATRYAMNSWGVLYLQEAKHYTLVKAGSMLAINTVAGIAGCVAYGFISDTLFKARRPPANLLFGLIEVGALAAIFLCPADRPLWLSAAFALYGFGLSGILAALGGLFAIDLAPRQAAGAAMGFIGVFSYLGAAFQELISGLLIHRATTVVNGVRHYDFRLATWFWIGTSVASLLLATSLWRAGRREEKGTV
- a CDS encoding ABC transporter permease — encoded protein: MKVVSLQAVHMLWLREMKRTWRAKSRIIGSLMMPLFFLLFLGSGFRRAALPGVPAGVDYMSFLIPGVVGMTLLFSSTFGGLQVLWDKEFGFLKEIMVTPVSRFSIVLGRLAGASTLAMGQSLAILLCAVALGFKLSSGWGLALGGVFMLLIAFTFIGMGLAFASRMNDMHGFQLVVNFVVFPIFFLSGALFPIQNLPRVLRLLSYLDPLTYGVDGLRGALVGSSAFPLGLDLGILALICGGVLLISSLLFETSDVGH
- a CDS encoding MBL fold metallo-hydrolase, which gives rise to MRPLLCVVILTTSAVAASGQRPFEQDTIATPQGPLHITFIGHASVMFTWQERVVHVDPVTREADYATLPKADLVLITHEHRDHLDTLALRQVRKPSTVIGIPPACGEMVPEAVVLRNGEVDTLAGFLVQAVPAYNVVHKRNTGEPFHPPGRGNGYVVAFGQTRVYIAGDTEDVPEMSTLGHIDVAFLPMNLPYTMTPEMAANAARMMRPKILYPYHYGNSDVRRLVNLLRDEKEIEVRIRQMR
- a CDS encoding alanine racemase; the encoded protein is MNRDLRRPTLLLNVQRARQNIERMAAKAQRSGVRFRPHFKTHQSAHIGRWFRDYGVQAITVSSVDMAWYFARDGWRDITVAFPVNLRQLDEINRLARKVRLGLVVESTKSVWVLREQLKATADAWIKVDVGYGRTGLAWDDATRLTTLAEEIERSPNLRLRGLLTHAGHSYRARSREEIQVIHQESVARLNGARQRLQAVGFTDLELSTGDTPCCSVVDHFGAVDEVRPGNFVFYDAMQLCLGSCSEHDLAVAVACPVVARHEERNELVIWGGAVHLSKDAVTDGSRTLYGLVALPADGGWGPLVPEAYVAALSQEHGIVKAEGHFVRKVQPGDVLIIVPAHACLTVAHMRQYLTTEGKVLKTCGI
- a CDS encoding PhzF family phenazine biosynthesis protein, whose protein sequence is MSAPVLLYIVDVFAEQRYSGNQLAVFRHAQHLSIEEMQLLAREMNFSESTFIVGESRAAESFPVRIFTPATELPFAGHPTLGTAFVIQQEVLAGERVPEVSLDLPVGRIQVRFDYGEQGPERLWMRQNPPVFGPLVGKELVQRALGLADGDLAPLPAEVVSTGLPFIIAPLANRAALSKARLTSDPKLLERLPLRAFLLFCPETRSAANHLSVRVFAHQYGVPEDPATGSANGCLAAYLVRHRYFGTGEIDIRVEQGHELGRPSLLLLRGRKEAGAIRAEVGGKVIMVAKGALVESGS